GAAGGTCCGGGGCGCCCGGGCCGCCTGATGGAGGCGGCGCCCGTGACCGATGGGAATGGTCTGGTCGTCGCGGCCGTGGATGATGAGCACCGGCATCCGCACCGCGCCGATCCGCGCCAGCGATGGAAACCGGTTGTGCCCGATCCACCGCACCGGGAGCCAGGGATAGACCTCCGCCGCGCGATCCGGAACCGAGGTGAACGCCCCCTCGAGGATGAGCCCGGCCGCCTCCACCCGCGTGGCGAGCTCCACCGCCACCCCGCTGCCGAGCGAGTGCCCATAGATCAGGATCCGCGCCGGCGGCACCCGGAGGGTGTCGCGCAGATACTGGTACGCCGCGGTGGCGTCGGCGTAGAGCCCCGCCTCGCTGGGCACGCCGCCGCTCAGGCCATAGCCCCGGTAGTCCAGCGCCAGCACCCCGAGGCCGAGCCCGTGGAGCTGCTGGTCGTGCTCGGGGCGGCCCGGCGTGGCCAGGTTTCCGGCGTTGCCGTGCAGCACCAGGACCCAGCGCCCGGCGGGAGCGGCCGGCGACGGGGCCAGCCTCCACGCCGTGAGCGGGGTGCCATCGCCGCTGGGGAACTGCACCGCCTCGATCACGGTCCCGTCGTCGAGCGCGGGCACCGGCACCGGTCCCGGCTCGGGCTGGAAGACGATCCGGTCCTCGTTTCCCACCAGCCAGACGAGGATGGCGACATAGCCGGCGGCAGCCACGCCGAGCACCAGGAGCAGGGCGCGGATCACGCGAGCTTGAGGTGTTCGAGCAGCGCGCGGAAGCGCGGGTCGGCGCGGACCGGGTCGAACAGCGGGTCCACCCGCAGGTAGGTGAGCCAGCCGCGCCGCTCGGCCCGGGCCTGTTCCAGCCAGTGGAAGGCGTCGTCGGTGCGGCCCAGGGTGAGCGCCAGCCGGGCCCAGTTGGTGGGCGAGACATACCGCTCCGTGGCCAGCGCGCCGAAGCGCTCCCACGTGGCGTGGGCGGCGGCCTCCCGTCCGCGCAGCAGGTCGATCTGGGCCTGCGTCTGCAGCGCCTGCGCGTCGTCGGGGCTCAGGTCGAGGCAGCTCTGGATGGCCTCGCCGGCCTCGTCGACCCGGCGCGCCAGCGTGAGCAGCACGGCCAGGTTGAGGTAGGTGTCCGACTGTTCCGGGTTCATCACCAGCGCCTGCTGCAGGTAGGGCACGCCGGCCTCGGGGGTGCGGTCGTAGTAGTAGAGCCAGCCGCAGCTGCGCCGGATGGAGACCGAGGTCGGGTCCAGCTCCACCGCGCGCTGCCCCTCAAGGATCGCCTCCCGGGTGCGCCCCAGGGCGGCGAGGTACCAGGAGTACCACTGCCGGGCCGAGGCGTAGCGCGGATCGAGCGCGATGGCGCGGCGGAACTCCCGCTCCGCGGCGGGCCAGTCCCAGTCATGGATGAACAGCACCCACGCGAGCGAGGTGTGCGCCTCCGCCAGGGTGTCGTCCAGCTCGATGGCCTTCCGCGCCTCGCGCCGCGCCCGGCCCAGCCCCTCGGCCACGGGCATGTTGCGGTAGTCCACGTGCTGGGCGTAGGCGTCGGCCAGCCCGGTGTACGCCAGGGCAAAGCCGGGGTCTTCCGCGATGGCCTGCTCGAAGTACCGCACCGCCTGCTCCATCCCGGCACCGGTGCGCTGGTTCCAGGCGTGGCGGCCGCGGAGGTAGAGGTGGAAGGCGCGCGGGCTGGTGGCGGCGCGCCGGCGCCCGGGGTCGCCCACCAGGCCGAGCTGGGTGCGGAGCGTGCCGACGATGGAACGGGCCAGCTCATCCTCGAGCGCCAGGATGTCGCGGCCTTCGCGGTCGAAGCGCTCCGACCAGAGCAGGCGGCCGTCGGTGGCATCGGAGAGCTGGGCGGTGACGCGGAAGCGGTCGGCCACGCGGCGGACGCTCCCCTCGAGCACGATCGACACCCCGAGCAGCGCGCCGATGGCGCGCACATCCTGGTGCCGTCCCTTGATGGCGAAGACCGAACTGCGGGGCGCCACCCGCAGCCCCTCCACGGCGCCGAGGGCGTGGATGAGCTCCTCGGTGAGCCCGTCGCTCACGTACTCGTT
The Gemmatimonadota bacterium DNA segment above includes these coding regions:
- a CDS encoding protein kinase — encoded protein: MSRGDDPSAADPHDSLEALRAALAGRYDLEAPIGHGGMAVVLRAQDRRHGRPVAIKAIRAGLLASGESADRFLREIRYAAQLGHPHILPLYDSGELPGPGGAALLFYVMPLVAGGSLRDLLRAEGRLPVGQAIRLVRAVGAALDYAHRRGILHRDIKPENILLQEGEPVVADFGVARGLCDACEPAGSVTAPGMAVGTPDYMSPEQASGDPVLDARSDQYALACVLYELLTGLPPFTGSGPRATMARHATEPPPPPRARRPEVPAPVEQALLRALAKEPADRFATVAEFCEALVTPLSGLPDYASAAARRAIAVLPFTNASPDPDNEYVSDGLTEELIHALGAVEGLRVAPRSSVFAIKGRHQDVRAIGALLGVSIVLEGSVRRVADRFRVTAQLSDATDGRLLWSERFDREGRDILALEDELARSIVGTLRTQLGLVGDPGRRRAATSPRAFHLYLRGRHAWNQRTGAGMEQAVRYFEQAIAEDPGFALAYTGLADAYAQHVDYRNMPVAEGLGRARREARKAIELDDTLAEAHTSLAWVLFIHDWDWPAAEREFRRAIALDPRYASARQWYSWYLAALGRTREAILEGQRAVELDPTSVSIRRSCGWLYYYDRTPEAGVPYLQQALVMNPEQSDTYLNLAVLLTLARRVDEAGEAIQSCLDLSPDDAQALQTQAQIDLLRGREAAAHATWERFGALATERYVSPTNWARLALTLGRTDDAFHWLEQARAERRGWLTYLRVDPLFDPVRADPRFRALLEHLKLA
- a CDS encoding alpha/beta hydrolase, with translation MIRALLLVLGVAAAGYVAILVWLVGNEDRIVFQPEPGPVPVPALDDGTVIEAVQFPSGDGTPLTAWRLAPSPAAPAGRWVLVLHGNAGNLATPGRPEHDQQLHGLGLGVLALDYRGYGLSGGVPSEAGLYADATAAYQYLRDTLRVPPARILIYGHSLGSGVAVELATRVEAAGLILEGAFTSVPDRAAEVYPWLPVRWIGHNRFPSLARIGAVRMPVLIIHGRDDQTIPIGHGRRLHQAARAPRTFLEVAGGHDDAFETGAREYEAGIRHFLAGLP